The window ACTATCATATCTTCCTTCACTCTCTAACATTTCTGAGCATTGTTGTAACGGCTATTCACGTCATTCCAGTTCACTATGTCGAAGATAGCTTTAACATAATCAGGTCGAACATTCTTATATTGTAAATAGTACGCGTGTTCCCAAACATCGATACCAAAAAGTGGTATCAAACCAGTTGTAGCTTGGAGAGGGTCTTGGTTAGCGCAAGTAGCTATCCTTAAAGATTTTGCTTTTGGACAATATCCAAGCCAACCCCAACCAGAACCTTGGATAGCAACAGTACTCTCAGATAACCGCTTTTTCATCTCTTCCATACTACCGAAGTCCTTCTCAATCTGTTTGAGGAGTGCAGCTGAAAGaaaatgatatttaattaatttatatttgattTTATTACAGAATATCTATCTCGTAGAGATATTTACCATCTGGTTTACCGCCATTTGGTGAAAGATTACACCAGAAAATTGAATGATTTAAGTGACCTCCTCCATTGAATTTAATAGCTGGACCCAATGCAATTTGCGTATTAACATCACCTTTGGCGACAGCTTCTTTCATTTTCTCTTCGGCAACATTTAAATTGTTAACATATGTCGCATGATGCTTTGAATGATGAAGTTGCATAATTTCAGCGCAGATGATAGGTTCCAAAGCTTTGTAATCATAGGGTAATTC of the Bombus affinis isolate iyBomAffi1 chromosome 6, iyBomAffi1.2, whole genome shotgun sequence genome contains:
- the LOC126917583 gene encoding superoxide dismutase [Mn], mitochondrial, whose protein sequence is MFAARRALFSNTIKDTFVRTKHSLPELPYDYKALEPIICAEIMQLHHSKHHATYVNNLNVAEEKMKEAVAKGDVNTQIALGPAIKFNGGGHLNHSIFWCNLSPNGGKPDAALLKQIEKDFGSMEEMKKRLSESTVAIQGSGWGWLGYCPKAKSLRIATCANQDPLQATTGLIPLFGIDVWEHAYYLQYKNVRPDYVKAIFDIVNWNDVNSRYNNAQKC